In one Lolium rigidum isolate FL_2022 chromosome 3, APGP_CSIRO_Lrig_0.1, whole genome shotgun sequence genomic region, the following are encoded:
- the LOC124700434 gene encoding thioredoxin-like protein AAED1, chloroplastic, whose product MAATTAASLPPPATRSTGTSSRFRLKLASVPSCRGHSFSLRLHRSPVVPAAAASSPSVPTSSPEPGSGIGDALGGVAIFSAATGEPVLIRDLWDQNEGMAVVALLRHFGCPCCWELALTLKETKQRFDAAGVKLIAIGVGTPDKARILAERLPFPLDYLYADPERKAYDLLGLYFGLGRTFFNPASVKVFSRLDSLKEATKNYTIEATPDDRPSVLQQGGMFVFKGKELLYARKDEGTGDHAPLDDVLNICCKVPVA is encoded by the exons ATGGCCGCGACTACGGCCGCCTCGCTCCCGCCGCCGGCCACTCGCTCTACCGGCACCTCCTCTCGCTTCCGCCTCAAGCTCGCATCTGTCCCCAGTTGCCGCGGCCACAGCTTCAGCCTCCGTCTCCACCGCTCGCCGGTGGTACCTGCTGCTGCCGCGAGCTCCCCCTCCGTTCCAACCTCTTCTCCGGAACCAGGGTCGGGTATCGGTGATGCCCTCGGTGGGGTCGCCATCTTCTCAGCGGCCACCGGCGAGCCCGTGCTGATCAGGGATCTCTGGGATCAGAACGAG GGAATGGCTGTCGTTGCGTTGCTACGGCATTTCGGATGCCCTTGCTG TTGGGAGCTGGCCTTGACGTTGAAGGAGACGAAACAAAGATTTGATGCTGCTGGTGTCAAACTAATTGCTATTGGTGTCGGCACTCCCGATAAAGCCCGTATTCTCGCTGAACGT CTGCCCTTTCCACTGGATTACCTCTACGCAGATCCTGAGCGCAAG GCTTATGATCTATTGGGTCTATATTTTGGTCTTGGTCGCACATTCTTCAATCCAGCCAGT GTGAAAGTGTTTTCTCGGCTTGATTCCCTCAAGGAGGCGACGAAGAACTATACAATTGAAGCCACCCCAGATGACAGGCCAAGTGTCCTGCAACAG GGCGGAATGTTTGTGTTCAAAGGGAAAGAACTGTTGTATGCGAGGAAAGATGAGGGGACAGGTGATCATGCACCATTAGATGATGTTCTGAACATCTGCTGCAAAGTTCCAGTAGCCTAA